The following proteins are co-located in the Flammeovirga kamogawensis genome:
- a CDS encoding polyprenol monophosphomannose synthase — translation MKENLVITPTYNEIENVELIIRAVMSLDTQFDMLIVDDGSPDGTGAKVKELMNKFPNRLFLEEREGKNGLGTAYLHGFRWAIDREYQFVYEMDADFSHNPNDLEKLYKACKEEGNDMAIGSRYKSGVNVVNWPMGRVLMSYFASKYVQFITGLPIKDTTAGFKCYTNKVLQTILNKDKIHFVGYAFQIEMKFKTWMYGYKIKEVPIVFTDRTRGTSKMSSSIFKEAFFGVISLKIRSYFRKFER, via the coding sequence GTGAAAGAAAATCTAGTAATAACTCCTACATATAACGAGATCGAGAATGTCGAATTAATTATTCGTGCAGTTATGAGTCTCGATACACAATTCGATATGCTTATTGTTGACGATGGCTCTCCTGATGGAACAGGAGCTAAAGTTAAAGAGCTTATGAATAAATTTCCAAATCGTTTATTTCTTGAAGAAAGAGAAGGTAAAAATGGTTTAGGTACAGCATATTTACATGGCTTTAGATGGGCTATTGATAGAGAATATCAGTTTGTTTACGAAATGGATGCTGATTTTTCACATAACCCCAATGATTTAGAAAAACTTTACAAAGCATGTAAAGAAGAGGGGAATGACATGGCTATTGGTTCTAGATATAAATCTGGAGTTAATGTTGTAAATTGGCCAATGGGTAGAGTTCTTATGTCTTACTTTGCAAGTAAGTATGTCCAATTTATTACTGGATTACCAATAAAAGATACCACTGCCGGCTTTAAATGTTATACTAATAAAGTATTACAAACTATACTTAATAAAGATAAAATTCATTTTGTGGGCTATGCTTTTCAAATAGAAATGAAATTTAAAACTTGGATGTATGGTTATAAAATTAAGGAAGTTCCAATTGTTTTTACTGATAGAACTAGAGGAACGTCAAAAATGTCTTCTAGTATTTTTAAAGAAGCATTTTTTGGAGTGATATCCTTAAAGATTAGAAGTTATTTTAGAAAATTTGAAAGATAA
- a CDS encoding glycosyltransferase family protein, which yields MKVSGFTYFRNAIALQYPCIAAIKSVLSIVDEMIVVIGDSNDGSREAVEALNDPKIKIIDTVWDMDLRIGGKVFAQQSNIGIDNISKDADWALHIQADEVIHEDDLPKIKEAMEVNLNNQKIDGIALPFLHFYGNYNYYRHTRRTHPIEVRLFKTNNLVRSYRDSQGFRIYKSLEQYNENQKKGSKLKVKLIDAPIYHYSFVRNPMVMAKKGSIFRSFYDNGTEIKREEIVKIPFNFNEVDELTKFNGTHPEVMSSHIKKMDWKFEYDPSKSNTKLKDKFLNKLEKKTGLRPFDYKNYKIVK from the coding sequence ATGAAAGTTAGTGGATTTACATATTTCAGAAATGCGATAGCCTTACAATACCCTTGCATTGCTGCTATCAAATCAGTCCTTTCTATTGTTGATGAAATGATTGTTGTAATTGGAGATTCTAACGATGGGTCTCGAGAAGCAGTAGAAGCTTTAAATGATCCTAAAATCAAAATTATTGATACAGTCTGGGACATGGACTTAAGAATAGGAGGAAAAGTTTTTGCCCAACAATCGAATATTGGTATAGATAATATTAGTAAAGATGCTGACTGGGCATTACACATACAAGCAGACGAAGTTATTCATGAAGATGATCTTCCTAAAATCAAAGAGGCTATGGAAGTAAATTTAAATAATCAAAAAATAGATGGAATTGCTCTTCCTTTCTTACACTTCTATGGTAATTATAATTATTACAGACATACTAGAAGAACACATCCAATTGAAGTGAGATTATTTAAAACTAATAACTTAGTTAGATCCTACAGAGATTCTCAAGGGTTTAGAATTTATAAATCACTAGAGCAATATAATGAAAACCAAAAAAAAGGTTCCAAGTTAAAAGTAAAGCTTATTGACGCCCCTATCTATCATTATTCATTTGTCAGAAATCCGATGGTTATGGCTAAGAAAGGATCTATTTTCAGAAGCTTTTATGATAATGGGACAGAAATAAAAAGGGAAGAAATTGTAAAAATTCCATTCAATTTTAATGAAGTTGATGAACTAACTAAATTTAATGGTACTCATCCAGAAGTGATGTCATCTCATATAAAAAAGATGGACTGGAAATTTGAATATGATCCTTCAAAATCAAATACTAAACTCAAGGATAAATTTCTAAATAAATTAGAGAAAAAAACTGGGCTAAGACCTTTTGATTATAAAAATTATAAAATCGTTAAATAG
- a CDS encoding glycosyltransferase family protein, which yields MKVSGFSFIRNAIKYDYPVVEAIRSILPLCDEVVVAVGNSDDDTLNLIQNIDPKIRIVETVWDDSLLNGLVLSNETNKALKEVNKDSDWCFYIQGDEALHEDYIPIVKKAMEEYKDQENVDGLLFNYKHFYGSFDYIASSTKWYRREIRIIKNNSTIYSYGDAQGFRKNDNEKLNVKHIDAYIYHYGWVRPPEKMQLKSNSFEKLYHGTKASSVDIDYSKIDVLTLFNQNHPSVMKERISNKNWKFDQDISKTNYTAKELFKQAIKKITGGYILGEYKNYKIIK from the coding sequence ATGAAAGTCTCTGGATTCAGTTTTATTAGAAACGCAATAAAATACGATTACCCTGTTGTAGAAGCAATACGATCAATTCTTCCTCTTTGTGATGAAGTTGTAGTCGCTGTAGGTAATTCTGATGATGACACCCTAAATTTAATCCAGAATATCGATCCTAAAATAAGAATTGTTGAAACTGTTTGGGATGATTCATTACTAAATGGGCTTGTTCTTTCAAACGAGACAAATAAAGCTCTAAAAGAAGTAAATAAAGATAGCGATTGGTGTTTCTATATTCAAGGAGACGAAGCACTTCACGAAGATTATATTCCTATTGTTAAAAAAGCAATGGAAGAATATAAAGATCAAGAAAATGTAGACGGGTTGTTATTTAACTATAAACACTTTTATGGATCATTTGATTACATAGCATCTTCAACAAAATGGTATAGAAGAGAAATAAGAATTATAAAAAACAACTCGACTATTTATTCATATGGAGATGCACAAGGTTTTAGAAAAAATGATAATGAAAAACTTAATGTAAAGCATATTGATGCCTATATCTATCATTACGGCTGGGTTCGTCCCCCAGAAAAAATGCAATTAAAATCCAATAGTTTTGAAAAGTTATATCATGGAACAAAGGCTTCAAGTGTAGATATTGACTATTCAAAAATTGACGTATTAACTCTTTTCAATCAAAATCATCCATCAGTTATGAAGGAAAGAATTTCCAATAAAAATTGGAAATTTGACCAAGATATAAGTAAAACAAATTATACTGCAAAAGAACTTTTTAAACAAGCTATCAAAAAAATTACTGGTGGTTATATTCTAGGAGAGTATAAAAATTATAAAATTATAAAATAA
- a CDS encoding glycosyl transferase family 90: MDIKRLLTKVFYFRHNPIKAIYYLIYGLEEFIIPHNLYKRNLPRLLRNLTDNEYIEQRVNYYNKVEKYFELSKNSVSLKDLKLSEHSSSYYFDLTLITDFFKKDKKINFLFGDITHIPSEPTIVKSRPISNQNQNSILLKLNKIRHFNFISDWIRFKNKKNMLVTRGQVFANHENRINLLEKYFGHPLCNIGNTRSDLKPIETPSGNTFLVDKMSIEKQLNYKFIFCWEGNDVATNLKWVMSSNSIAVMPTPKYETWFMEGTLIPDFHYIHVKDDYSDLIEKIEFYSTHIKEANKIISNSHKFVNQFRNLKRELQIQALVLDKFFRESHQSQTLK; encoded by the coding sequence ATGGATATAAAAAGATTACTTACAAAAGTTTTTTATTTTAGGCATAATCCTATTAAAGCAATTTACTATTTAATATATGGGTTAGAAGAGTTTATTATACCTCATAATTTATATAAAAGAAACTTGCCTAGATTACTTAGAAATCTTACAGATAATGAATATATAGAACAAAGGGTTAACTATTATAATAAGGTTGAAAAATATTTTGAACTGTCAAAAAATTCAGTATCTCTAAAAGACTTAAAATTAAGTGAACATTCTAGCTCTTATTATTTTGACCTTACACTAATTACTGATTTTTTTAAAAAGGACAAAAAAATTAATTTTCTTTTTGGTGATATTACGCATATTCCAAGCGAGCCTACAATTGTAAAAAGTAGACCTATTTCTAATCAGAATCAAAATAGTATTTTATTAAAATTGAATAAAATACGACACTTTAATTTCATCTCTGATTGGATTCGTTTTAAGAACAAGAAAAATATGCTTGTTACAAGAGGACAGGTTTTCGCTAACCATGAAAACCGTATTAATCTTCTTGAAAAATATTTTGGACACCCTCTTTGTAATATTGGCAACACAAGAAGTGACCTTAAACCAATTGAAACTCCTTCTGGGAATACATTTCTAGTTGATAAAATGAGTATCGAGAAACAACTAAACTACAAATTCATTTTTTGTTGGGAAGGAAATGATGTTGCAACTAATTTAAAATGGGTAATGTCTTCAAATTCAATAGCCGTAATGCCAACACCAAAATACGAAACTTGGTTTATGGAGGGGACATTAATTCCTGATTTCCATTATATTCATGTAAAAGATGATTATTCTGATTTAATTGAGAAAATTGAATTTTACAGTACGCATATTAAAGAAGCTAATAAAATAATTTCAAATTCTCATAAATTTGTAAATCAGTTTAGAAACCTCAAAAGAGAATTACAAATACAAGCTTTAGTACTCGATAAATTTTTTAGAGAATCACATCAATCTCAAACATTAAAATAA
- the moeB gene encoding HesA/MoeB/ThiF family protein — MLTKEEYKRYDRHIRLNEIGVEGQEKLKAATVLVIGAGGLGCPVLQYLAAAGIGHLIIVDHDVVSISNLQRQVLFSTNDVGNSKAEVIKERLLALNPHCKITTVLKRFDKENALELVAKADVVVDGTDNFSSRYLINDACIIEDKPLVSASIQRFDGQLSVFNYQGGPTYRCIFPNPPSAEEAPNCNEIGVVGAMVGIMGTMQATEVIKIITGVGKVLSGELLLISGMDMSFQKLKFKKNQKVANISTLGEYNFDFCEIPNQEVEIDFDTVEELLNTDKSVTLIDVREEYEREIDDIGGINIPLAELEERIDEIPSSKKIIFYCQSGKRSLKAIELYQSLNKSDVKLYSLKGGMELI, encoded by the coding sequence ATGTTGACAAAAGAAGAATATAAACGATACGACAGACATATCAGATTAAACGAAATTGGTGTTGAAGGACAAGAAAAATTAAAAGCTGCTACTGTTCTTGTAATTGGTGCAGGAGGATTAGGTTGTCCTGTTTTACAATATCTTGCAGCTGCTGGTATTGGGCACCTTATTATTGTAGATCATGATGTTGTTTCTATTTCTAATCTTCAACGTCAAGTATTGTTTTCAACAAATGATGTTGGTAACTCAAAAGCAGAAGTTATTAAAGAACGACTGTTAGCTCTGAATCCTCATTGTAAAATTACTACAGTACTTAAAAGGTTTGATAAAGAAAATGCTTTAGAACTAGTAGCTAAAGCAGATGTAGTAGTTGATGGAACAGATAATTTTTCATCAAGATATTTAATAAATGACGCCTGTATTATTGAAGATAAACCATTGGTTTCTGCCTCAATTCAGCGTTTTGATGGTCAACTATCTGTTTTTAATTACCAAGGAGGACCAACCTATAGATGTATTTTTCCTAATCCTCCATCAGCAGAAGAAGCTCCTAATTGCAATGAAATTGGGGTTGTTGGTGCAATGGTTGGAATTATGGGAACCATGCAAGCTACCGAAGTTATAAAAATAATTACAGGTGTTGGTAAAGTGTTAAGTGGGGAACTTTTGTTGATAAGTGGTATGGATATGAGTTTTCAGAAACTGAAATTCAAGAAAAATCAAAAAGTTGCCAACATATCAACATTAGGTGAGTATAACTTCGATTTTTGTGAAATCCCCAATCAGGAAGTCGAAATAGATTTTGATACTGTCGAAGAACTTTTAAACACAGATAAATCAGTTACTTTGATTGATGTACGTGAAGAATACGAAAGAGAAATTGATGATATAGGCGGTATCAATATCCCGTTAGCCGAATTAGAAGAACGAATTGATGAAATTCCATCATCCAAAAAAATAATTTTTTACTGCCAATCAGGTAAAAGAAGCCTAAAAGCTATAGAGTTATATCAATCTTTAAATAAAAGTGATGTTAAATTATATAGTCTAAAGGGAGGAATGGAGTTAATTTAA
- the thiH gene encoding 2-iminoacetate synthase ThiH → MYQDLFYQNNWNEVKASIYAKTAQDVERALGKQRRNLEDFKALISPAAAPYLEQMAQLSHQLTKKRFGNTIQMYTPMYLSNECQNICTYCGFSLDNKVRRRTLSDDEIVREAEAIKAMGYEHILLVTGEANKTVGVEYIKKAIKLMKPYFSHISMEVQPMDQDEYESLIEEGLNTVLVYQETYHKEDYKKHHPKGKKSNFDYRVDTPDRLGKAGIHKIGIGVLIGLEDWRTDSFFTALHLDYLERTYWQTKYSISFPRLRPFSGGLEPKVEMNDRELVQLICAYRLFDEEVELSLSTREHPIFRDNIIKLGITSASAGSKTNPGGYVVEPESLEQFEISDERSTEEFTEMVKRQGYEVVWKDWDLALQE, encoded by the coding sequence ATGTATCAAGATTTATTTTATCAAAATAATTGGAATGAAGTTAAAGCTAGTATCTACGCTAAAACTGCTCAAGATGTAGAGCGTGCTTTAGGTAAACAACGCAGAAATTTAGAAGATTTCAAAGCTTTAATCTCTCCTGCAGCTGCTCCATATTTAGAGCAAATGGCACAGCTTAGTCATCAACTTACAAAAAAGAGGTTCGGAAATACCATTCAGATGTATACACCTATGTATTTATCTAATGAATGTCAGAATATCTGTACTTATTGTGGTTTCTCTTTAGACAATAAAGTAAGAAGAAGGACACTTTCTGATGATGAAATTGTACGTGAAGCCGAAGCTATAAAAGCAATGGGTTATGAACATATTTTGTTGGTAACTGGTGAAGCAAATAAAACTGTAGGTGTTGAATACATCAAGAAAGCAATTAAATTGATGAAGCCGTACTTCTCTCATATATCTATGGAAGTACAGCCAATGGATCAAGATGAATATGAATCTTTAATTGAGGAAGGGTTAAATACGGTACTCGTTTATCAAGAAACTTACCACAAAGAAGATTATAAAAAACATCACCCAAAAGGTAAAAAATCTAACTTTGATTACCGAGTTGACACTCCAGATAGATTAGGAAAAGCTGGAATTCATAAAATTGGTATTGGTGTTTTAATTGGTTTGGAGGATTGGAGAACAGACTCTTTCTTTACGGCGCTTCATTTAGATTATTTAGAAAGAACATATTGGCAAACAAAATATTCAATCTCATTCCCTAGGTTACGCCCCTTTTCTGGTGGTTTAGAACCAAAGGTTGAAATGAATGATAGAGAGTTAGTTCAGCTTATCTGTGCCTATCGTCTTTTTGATGAAGAAGTAGAATTATCACTTTCTACTAGAGAACATCCTATTTTTAGAGATAACATCATTAAATTGGGCATTACTTCGGCAAGTGCAGGTTCAAAAACAAACCCTGGAGGTTATGTAGTAGAACCAGAATCTCTAGAGCAGTTTGAAATTTCTGATGAACGTTCAACAGAAGAGTTTACAGAAATGGTGAAACGCCAAGGTTATGAAGTAGTGTGGAAAGATTGGGATTTAGCACTCCAAGAGTGA
- a CDS encoding thiazole synthase translates to MDQLTIADKTFNSRLFTGTGKFMSNELMENALVASRSELVTVALKRVDIDNPEDDVLKHLQHPQINLLPNTSGARTAKEAVFAAQLAREALGTNWVKLEIHPDPKYLMPDPIETLKAAEEMVKQGFVVLPYIHADPVLCKRLEEVGCAAVMPLGAPIGSNKGLRTLDFLEIIIEQSNVPVVVDAGIGSPSHAAHAMELGADAVLVNTAIAVAGDPVAMGEAFGQAVEAGRKAYLAQIAQPRITAEASSPLTGFLNQL, encoded by the coding sequence ATGGATCAATTAACAATAGCAGATAAAACTTTTAACTCACGCCTTTTTACAGGTACTGGCAAATTTATGTCGAATGAGTTAATGGAAAATGCATTAGTAGCATCAAGATCAGAATTGGTAACTGTTGCACTAAAAAGAGTAGATATTGACAACCCTGAAGATGATGTATTAAAACATTTACAGCATCCACAGATAAATTTATTACCAAATACATCTGGAGCAAGAACTGCTAAAGAAGCAGTATTTGCGGCTCAATTAGCAAGAGAAGCTTTAGGTACAAACTGGGTTAAATTAGAAATTCATCCAGATCCAAAGTATTTAATGCCTGACCCAATCGAAACTCTAAAAGCTGCCGAAGAAATGGTAAAGCAAGGCTTTGTAGTATTGCCTTATATACATGCTGACCCTGTTTTATGCAAACGTTTAGAAGAAGTAGGTTGTGCAGCCGTAATGCCTTTAGGTGCTCCAATTGGAAGTAATAAAGGATTAAGAACGTTAGACTTTTTAGAAATAATAATTGAACAAAGTAATGTTCCTGTTGTTGTTGATGCGGGCATTGGAAGCCCTTCTCATGCTGCACATGCAATGGAATTAGGTGCTGATGCTGTATTAGTAAACACTGCTATTGCTGTTGCCGGAGATCCTGTTGCAATGGGAGAAGCATTTGGACAAGCTGTAGAAGCAGGACGAAAAGCTTATTTAGCACAAATTGCTCAACCAAGAATTACTGCAGAAGCGAGTTCGCCATTAACTGGTTTTTTAAATCAATTATAG
- a CDS encoding thiamine phosphate synthase, with the protein MISKLHYISTEKKDKNHLLHIQEACEAGCRWIQLRAKNIETEEYIALAKKAKVITDLHNAILLINDRPDVAKAVNADGVHVGKEDILPSEARAILGEGKIVGGTANTIEDIQRLYEFGVDYIGLGPFRFTQTKKKLSPILGLEGYLSLLDECKKRGIDTPIIAIGGIETKDVESILATGIYGIAVSGLIANAEHPDKVVLALEQELQHQSTI; encoded by the coding sequence ATGATTAGTAAACTACACTATATCTCTACGGAGAAAAAAGATAAAAACCATTTACTTCACATTCAAGAAGCATGTGAAGCTGGTTGCCGATGGATTCAGCTAAGAGCTAAAAATATCGAAACGGAAGAATATATCGCTTTAGCCAAAAAAGCCAAAGTAATTACAGATTTACACAATGCCATTCTTCTAATAAATGACAGACCTGATGTTGCCAAAGCTGTAAATGCAGATGGTGTTCATGTTGGAAAAGAAGACATTTTACCTTCTGAAGCAAGAGCAATTCTTGGAGAAGGAAAAATTGTTGGAGGCACAGCAAATACAATCGAAGATATTCAGCGTTTGTATGAATTTGGAGTAGATTATATTGGTTTAGGACCTTTCCGTTTTACACAAACAAAGAAAAAGCTTAGTCCTATTTTGGGCTTAGAAGGTTATCTATCTTTGTTAGATGAATGTAAAAAAAGAGGCATTGATACACCAATTATTGCAATTGGAGGTATAGAAACAAAAGATGTTGAAAGCATTCTAGCTACAGGTATTTATGGAATTGCAGTATCTGGATTAATTGCCAATGCAGAACATCCTGATAAAGTAGTTTTAGCATTAGAACAAGAACTTCAGCATCAATCTACAATTTAA
- a CDS encoding hydroxymethylpyrimidine/phosphomethylpyrimidine kinase, which translates to MENNRPFALTLAGFDPSGGAGVLSDIKTFEALDVQGLGICTALTYQTADEFIGLNWISADVVTAQLLPIIEKYPISVLKIGVIENFKLMSDWIDLIKGFNPMCKVVLDPVLSASAGYDFHDESTIKGLARVIEKVDIITPNWKEMQQLSSNDPLEEAENMSKSTHVLLKGGHHPTEKGNDFLIYKGQITKIIGRSMQVFDKHGSGCVLSSAIGSYLAHGKSIEEACRLGKNYIEDYLASDPSKLGQHVFTSKSHD; encoded by the coding sequence ATGGAAAACAATCGTCCTTTCGCCTTAACATTAGCTGGTTTTGATCCTTCTGGGGGAGCAGGTGTACTTTCGGATATTAAAACTTTTGAAGCATTAGACGTTCAAGGTTTAGGTATTTGTACAGCACTAACCTATCAAACCGCTGATGAATTTATAGGACTAAATTGGATAAGTGCAGATGTAGTTACAGCACAATTACTGCCTATAATAGAAAAATATCCTATTAGCGTTCTAAAAATTGGTGTGATTGAAAACTTTAAATTAATGTCTGATTGGATAGACTTAATAAAAGGATTCAACCCAATGTGTAAGGTAGTTTTAGATCCTGTTTTAAGTGCAAGTGCTGGGTATGACTTTCATGATGAAAGTACTATCAAAGGACTGGCTAGAGTGATTGAAAAAGTTGACATTATTACTCCTAATTGGAAAGAAATGCAACAACTTTCATCAAATGATCCACTCGAAGAAGCAGAAAATATGAGTAAATCAACTCATGTTCTACTTAAAGGAGGCCATCATCCTACTGAAAAAGGAAATGACTTTTTGATATACAAAGGGCAAATCACTAAAATTATTGGGAGATCAATGCAGGTATTTGATAAACACGGTTCTGGTTGTGTTCTATCTTCTGCTATCGGGAGTTATCTAGCACATGGTAAATCTATTGAAGAAGCCTGTAGGTTAGGCAAAAATTATATTGAAGATTACTTGGCAAGCGACCCGAGTAAATTAGGTCAGCATGTTTTTACATCAAAAAGCCATGATTAG
- a CDS encoding thiamine phosphate synthase, translating into MLIGITKEDFFTDEAQLICFWLDNGIDIIHIRKPNATKEEISTLLNVIPIIYHKKLTLNQHFDLTYQFNVGGIHFKESMRQATKLKNLEQWKSKGLRLSSSVHQMDEIPQIPTAFDYLFLSPVFDSTSKKKYKSNTMLLERMKKERFELHQIVALGGITDKSLLQLDRSSFKGAAILGYLWETSLSNIKLKAEKLQTSWKTIVLSP; encoded by the coding sequence ATGTTGATAGGAATAACAAAAGAAGATTTTTTTACTGATGAAGCACAGTTAATCTGTTTTTGGTTGGACAATGGTATTGACATTATCCACATCAGAAAGCCGAATGCAACAAAAGAAGAAATTTCTACTTTACTAAATGTTATTCCTATCATCTACCATAAAAAACTCACCTTAAACCAACATTTTGATTTAACCTATCAATTTAATGTTGGTGGTATTCATTTTAAAGAGTCGATGCGACAAGCTACTAAATTGAAGAATCTAGAGCAATGGAAAAGTAAAGGACTTCGATTAAGTTCTTCTGTACATCAGATGGATGAAATCCCTCAAATTCCGACCGCATTTGACTACTTATTTTTAAGCCCTGTGTTTGATAGTACTTCCAAAAAGAAGTATAAATCAAACACTATGCTTTTAGAAAGAATGAAAAAGGAACGTTTCGAGTTACATCAAATAGTGGCTTTAGGTGGAATAACCGATAAATCATTATTACAACTAGATAGATCTTCTTTTAAAGGGGCTGCAATTTTAGGATATTTATGGGAGACATCGTTGTCTAACATCAAATTAAAAGCAGAGAAACTACAAACATCATGGAAAACAATCGTCCTTTCGCCTTAA
- the thiC gene encoding phosphomethylpyrimidine synthase ThiC, which produces MKKKDKIPSPEVISREPFTGSKKIYVDGEIHNIKVAMREISQDDTNHKFLNKVEKNPAITVYDTSGPYTDPDIEIDVRKGLDKLRRDWILDRGDVEELPKLSSEYGIERLEKSELDYLRFEHIKKPLKAKKGQNVSQMHYARKGIITPEMEYIAIRENQRIEEQEGKFGTQHPGHSYGANTPVGKITPEFVRDEVAKGRAVIPNNINHPESEPMIIGRNFLVKINANIGNSAVTSSIEEEVEKTVWASRWGADTIMDLSTGKNIHETREWVIRNSPVPIGTVPIYQALEKVNGKAEDLTWEIFRDTLIEQAEQGVDYFTIHAGVLLRYVPMTAKRVTGIVSRGGSIMAKWCLSHHKENFLYTHFEEICEIMKAYDVAFSLGDGLRPGSIADANDEPQLSELRTLGELTKIAWKHDVQTIIEGPGHVPMHMIKENMDAQLQDCYEAPFYTLGPLTTDIAPGYDHITSAIGAAQIGWYGTAMLCYVTPKEHLGLPNKADVKEGVITYKIAAHAADLAKGHPGAQYRDNAMSKARFEFRWEDQFNLSLDPDTAREYHDETLPAEGAKVAHFCSMCGPNFCSMKITQDVRDFAAKQELEKGMEEKSAEFKELGSEIYH; this is translated from the coding sequence ATGAAAAAGAAAGACAAAATCCCTAGTCCTGAGGTCATTTCACGTGAGCCATTTACAGGTTCGAAAAAGATTTATGTAGACGGTGAAATTCACAACATCAAAGTAGCGATGCGTGAAATTAGCCAAGACGACACTAATCACAAGTTCTTAAACAAAGTAGAGAAAAACCCTGCTATCACAGTTTATGACACTAGTGGTCCTTACACAGATCCTGATATTGAGATTGACGTAAGAAAAGGTCTGGACAAATTACGTAGAGATTGGATTTTAGATCGTGGAGATGTTGAGGAACTTCCTAAATTATCTTCTGAGTATGGTATCGAGCGTTTAGAAAAATCTGAATTAGATTACCTTCGCTTCGAACACATCAAAAAGCCTTTAAAAGCAAAAAAAGGACAGAATGTTTCTCAAATGCACTACGCACGTAAAGGAATCATTACTCCTGAAATGGAATATATTGCTATTCGTGAAAATCAAAGAATAGAAGAACAAGAAGGGAAATTTGGTACGCAACATCCTGGTCATAGCTATGGAGCCAATACTCCTGTAGGAAAAATTACACCTGAGTTTGTACGTGATGAAGTAGCCAAAGGTCGTGCTGTTATCCCTAACAACATCAACCATCCAGAATCTGAACCAATGATTATTGGTCGTAACTTCTTGGTAAAAATCAATGCTAACATTGGTAACTCTGCTGTTACCTCTTCTATAGAAGAAGAAGTAGAAAAAACAGTATGGGCGTCTCGTTGGGGTGCAGATACAATCATGGATTTATCTACTGGTAAAAATATTCACGAAACGCGTGAGTGGGTGATTCGTAACTCTCCAGTTCCAATTGGTACAGTGCCAATTTACCAAGCATTAGAAAAAGTAAATGGAAAAGCTGAAGATTTAACTTGGGAAATTTTCCGTGATACGTTAATCGAACAAGCTGAGCAAGGTGTTGATTACTTTACAATTCACGCAGGCGTATTGTTACGTTATGTACCAATGACTGCTAAACGTGTTACAGGTATCGTATCTCGTGGTGGTTCTATTATGGCAAAATGGTGCCTTTCTCACCATAAAGAAAACTTCTTATATACGCACTTCGAAGAAATTTGTGAGATCATGAAAGCTTACGACGTTGCCTTCTCTTTAGGTGATGGTCTTCGTCCGGGTTCTATTGCAGATGCAAACGATGAGCCTCAACTTTCTGAGTTACGTACTTTAGGTGAGTTAACTAAGATTGCTTGGAAGCACGATGTTCAAACAATTATTGAAGGTCCTGGTCACGTGCCAATGCACATGATTAAAGAAAATATGGATGCTCAATTACAAGATTGTTACGAAGCTCCTTTCTATACTTTAGGACCACTTACAACTGATATTGCTCCTGGTTACGATCATATTACATCTGCAATTGGTGCTGCTCAAATTGGTTGGTATGGTACTGCAATGCTTTGCTATGTTACTCCAAAAGAGCACTTAGGTTTACCAAACAAAGCAGACGTAAAAGAAGGTGTAATTACTTATAAAATTGCTGCACATGCTGCCGATCTTGCAAAAGGTCACCCAGGTGCACAGTACAGAGATAACGCAATGTCTAAAGCTCGTTTTGAATTCCGTTGGGAAGATCAATTCAACTTATCTTTAGATCCAGATACTGCTCGTGAATACCACGATGAAACACTACCAGCTGAAGGTGCAAAAGTTGCTCACTTCTGCTCTATGTGTGGACCAAACTTCTGTTCTATGAAAATTACGCAAGATGTTCGTGATTTTGCTGCGAAGCAAGAACTAGAAAAAGGGATGGAAGAGAAATCTGCCGAGTTTAAAGAATTAGGTAGCGAAATCTATCACTAA
- the thiS gene encoding sulfur carrier protein ThiS: protein MNITVNNKSITLPSAFSLAQLLDYMNISVARGTVAVAIDDEIIPQDKWDIHAILENNSITIVAPAQGG from the coding sequence ATGAACATCACTGTAAACAATAAGTCTATCACATTACCAAGTGCTTTTTCTTTAGCACAACTTCTTGACTATATGAACATTTCTGTAGCTAGAGGCACTGTTGCCGTAGCTATTGATGATGAAATTATACCTCAAGACAAATGGGATATTCACGCAATTCTAGAAAACAATAGTATTACAATTGTTGCTCCTGCACAAGGAGGATAA